DNA sequence from the Streptomyces tsukubensis genome:
GGCCGCAGTCGGCGGGACGACCGGATCACCGTCGTCGGCGGCGGGCTCGCCGGGCTGACCGCCGCGATCTCCGCGGCCGAGGCCGGGGCGGAGGTCGTACTCCTCGAAGCCCACCGCACCCTCGGCGGCCGGGGCCGGACGGCCGACGGCCCGTACCGGACCAGCGACGGCCCCCATGTCTTCTACACCGGCCCCCTGTGGTCCTGGCTCCGTCAGCGGGGGCTGACCGGCCCCGAAGGGCGGGTTCCGGCGGCGGACGCGCTGCGGTTCCGCTTCCGGCTCGGGGGCGCCCTGCGTTCGCTGCCGCCGCGCGGGCTGCTGAAGCTGAGCCGGGTCCCCGTGGAGCGGGCCCCGGCCGATGTCCCCTTCTCCGACTGGGCCATGGGGATCGCCGGTGCGGACGCGGCCCGGGCGGCCGCGCACTTCTCGGGTGTGGCCCTGTTCCACCACGACCCCGGCTCACTGTCGGCGGCCTTCGTCCAGGAGCGGCTGCGCCGGGCGGCCGCGCTGCCGCCGCAGGCCCGCTTTCCGCTGGGGGGCTGGGGGCAGGTGCTGGACCTGATGGCGGACCGGGCCCGGGAGCTGGGCGTACGGGTCGAGACCTCGGCGCGGGTGGACGAGCTGCCGGCCGGGCGCGGGCCGGTGATCGTCGCCGTCTCCCTCGCGGCGGCGCGGAAGCTGCTCGGGGACGACACGCTGCACTGGACCGGTGGCCGTACGGTCCTGGTGGATCTGGCGGTACGCCGCAGCCGCAAGGACGCGTTCGTCGTCTCCGACCTGGACGCGCCGGGCTGGGTGGAGCGCTTCTCGGCCCCGGCGCCCGGGCTGGCCCCGGCCGGGGTCTCGCTGGTCCAGGCCCAGTTCCCGATCGCCCCTGACGAAGGGAAGGCGGCCGGTTCGGCGCATGCCGAGGCTCTGTTCGACCTGGGGCTGCCTGGCTGGCGGGAGCGGGTGCTGTGGCGGCGCGACGCGCTGGCCGTGGACCGTACGGGGGCGCTCGACCTGCCGGGGACGACGTGGCGGGACCGGCCGGCGGTCGACCGGGGCGACGGAGTGTTCCTGGCAGGCGACCAGGTGGCGGCGCCGGGGCTGCTGGGCGAGGTGTCGTTCGCGAGCGCACTGACGGCGTCGACGCTGGCGCTGCGGGCGCTGCGGAAGGCTCGAACGGCGCGGACGGCGCGGACGGGAGGCTGATCCCACCGCGGAGGACGCCGAACGGGACGGACGCCCGGACCTCTCCGGAGGGCATCCCCCGGGCGCCGCGCTCCCGCAGGGCCCGGCGTCTTTCGTCCTCCGTTCCAGCCGCCGCAGCAATCCGGGCGGCCCTCCGGTCGTCAGCACTGTCCCCGGGCCCGGCTACCGCAGCCTCCAGGCCCCGGCCGGCCTTGACCTCAACCTTGGTCGAGGTGTGAGGCTCGGGTGTGTCCGGCCCCGTACGGCTCCTGGTGCGCCCCAGCGCGCCACGGCCGCCGTCCGGGCCGTACGGACCACCGCGACCGCACACCGCCCAGGGGGATCCGCAGATGCACGCCGTCCGACTCCACGCCTTCGGGCCCGCCGAGAACCTGACCTACGAGGAGGTGCCCGACCCCGATCCCGGCCCCGGCCAGGTGCGGATCAGGGTCGCCGCCGCCGGGGTGCACCTCATCGACACCGCCCTGCGGGCGGGTGAGCGGGGCCCCTACCCGGAGCCGGTCGCGCTGCCCACGATCCCCGGCCGGGAGGTCGCGGGCACCGTCGACGCGCTCGGCGAGGGCACCGACCCGGTGTGGCTCGGCCGCCGGGTCGTCGTCCACCTCGGGATGAACCCCGGCGGCTACGCGGAGTCCGTCACCACCGGGGCGGAGCGGCTCCGGAGCCTCCCTGAGGGTCTCGGCGCGGCGGAGGCCGTCGCCATGATCGGCACGGGCCGTACCGCGCTGGGCATCCTCCACCATGCGCGGCTCGGCCCGGAGGCGATCGCGGTCGTCTCGGCCGCCGCGGGCGGCATCGGCACCCTTGCCGTGCAGTACGCCAAGAACGCCGGAGCCACCGTCATCGGGCTCGCGGGCGGACCGGCGAAGGTCGCCCGCACCCTGGCCAACGGCGCCGACCTGGCCGTCGACTACACCGGTCCGGCCTGGCCGGACGAGGTCCGCGCCTACCTCGGCGAGCGGCGCGCCACCGTCTATCTGGACGCGGTCGGCGGCGCTGTCGGGCGCGCCGCCGTCGGTCTGCTCGGCAAGGGCGGCCGCCATCTCGTCTACGGCTGGGCGGGCGACGGCGGCCCGTACAGCGGCGAACCGCTGCTGCTCACCGAGGAGGAGCAGACCGCCCGGGGCATCGAGACCGTCCACCTCCTGGGCCCGCGCCTGCTGGAGCAGGTGGGCGGCGACGTACGGCTGCTGGAGGACCGGGCGCTCGAAGAGGCCGCGACGGGCCGGCTGGCCCCGGCCGTCCAGCGCTTCCCGCTCGCCCGCGCGGCCGACGCGCACCGGGCGCTGGAGACGCGGGCGTCGATGGGCAAGGTGGTCCTGGTGCCGTAGGGGCCGGACCTCTACTGTCCGTACGCCGCGAGCTCCTCCAGCTCCGCGTCCGTCAGCCGGAACACCTTGCTGTCCTCCAGCGGACGGGCGCCCAGGGAGCGGTAGAACGCGATCGTCGGCACCAGTTTGTCCAGTACCGACCACTCCAGGCGCTGGTAGCCGCGTTCGGTGCAGGTCCGGGCGAGCGCGGCGATCAGCGCCTTGCCGTGTCCGCCGCCGCGCCGGGCGGGGTCGACGTACAGGTCCTCCAGATAGATGCCGTGGACCCCGCGCCAGGTCGAGTAGGTGAGGAACCAGAGCGCGAAGCCGGCGAGCGCCCCGTCCTCGTCGACGGCGACGAAGGCGTGGACGGCCGGGGCGGCGCCGAACAGGGCCTCGCGCAACTGCTCTTCGGTGGCGCGGACCTCGTGGCGGTAGCCCTGGTGTTCGGCGAGGGCGAGGATCATCCGGTGGACTTCGGGCACGTCGGCCGGCTGTGCGGTACGGATCATGCCGTCAGCATGCGGTCCGCGCACCCGCCCCCGCCACCGCGTTTCACCTTCCGAGCAGGGCGTTCGCGATCGTCACCGGAATCCCGTCCAGCACCTCGGCGCCGTCCTCGACGTCCCAGAGGCAGTACTGGAGCACCCGCCCCAGGGTCCAGGCCCGGGCCCGTTCGCGGTCGCCGTCCCGGCCGATCGCCTCCGTCAGCAGGTCGAAGCGGAGGCGGATCGCGGCCGGGTCCGGATCGAAGCGGTTGGTGAGCGCGGGCAGCAGCTCGAATCCCGGGTCCCCGGCGAGCGGTTTGGGGTCGATCGCCAGCCACGGTTCCCGTGCGGAGCCGAGGACGTTGTCGTAGTGCAGGTCCCAGTGGAGGAGCCGGTCCCCGGGCTCGCCCGCCACTTCCCGTACCGCGGCCGCGCAGTCGAGCAGGAGCCGCCGCTCGCCGTCGTGGGCGAGGGCCGCGGCGGCCCGCGGCGCCCGCTCCAGCAGGCCCGCCGCGAGGTCACCGAGGCGCCGCAGCCCGGCGGGCGCGGGCCGGGCGCCCAGCCGGGCGAGGAGGGTGCCCAGGATGCGTACCGCCTCCACGGTGTCGGGGACGGCGGAGAGCGGGCGGGCCGCGTCGAGCCGCTCCAGCAGCAGGGTCCCGGTCGCCGGATCGTGGTCGAGGAGGCGGACGGCTCCGTCGCCGTCCCAGGCCCGCAGCGCGTCCGGTTCGCCCACCGTCTCGTCGTCCACAGGCTGGAGTTTGAGTACGGATTCCGTACCGTCCGAGCCGATCACGGGCAGGACGAGGGCGACGACACCGTGCATCGGTTCCCCGGCGGGGGTCAGCTCCCAGCGCTCCAGGAACTCCTCGGCGCGGGCCGCGACCCCCGCGATGAAGGCCCGGGAGGCCTCCGTGCCATGGGCGCGGTGGGCGGCGGCCAGCGGCTCCGGAACCGTGATCATGCGGCCGATCGTACGTCCCGGCGGATCAACGGATTCCCCCATTTCCAGGCCCCCACCCGCGTGCATACAGTCGTACCGATCGCACCATCCCCGCGGAACGGCACCAGGGACGACATGAGCACGACGAGCAGCACCGGCACGGTCAACGGCGGTATCTCGTTCTGGTACGCGCAGGACGGGATCGCCGCGCCCCGCGAACCGCTGCCGGGCGATGCCACGGCGGACGTCTGCATCGTCGGCGGCGGCTATACCGGGCTGTGGACGGCGTACTACCTGAAGAAGGCGGTGCCGTTCCTCAACATCACCGTCCTGGAGGCCGCGTTCTGCGGCTACGGCGCCTCCGGCCGCAACGGCGGCTGGCTGTACAACGGCATCGCGGGCCGCGACCGCTATGCCCGCCGCCACGGCCACGAGCCCGCCGTCCGCCTCCAGCGGGCCATGAACGAATCCGTCACCGAGGTCATCGACGTCTGCGCGGCCGAGGGCATCGACGCGGACGTCCACCGGGGCGGCGTCCTCGAAGTCGCCCGCTCCCCCGCCCAGGCGGCGCGGCTGCGGGCCTACCACTCGGTGGAGGTCGCGTTCGGAGAGACCGACCGGGTGCTGCTGGGCGCCCGTGACACCGCGGACCGGATCCGGGTCGCCGGGGCGGTCGGCTCCACCTGGACCCCGCACGGCGCCCGGGTGCACCCGGTGAAGCTGGTGAAGGGCCTGGCGGCGGCCGTGGAGGCGCTCGGCGTGACCGTTCACGAGTCGACGCCGGTCACCGAGATCCGGCCCAAGCACGCGGTCACCCCGTACGGAACGGTCCGTGCGCCCTATGTACTGCGCTGTACGGAGGGGTTCACCGCGGGCATCAAGGGCCAGCGGCGCACCTGGCTGCCGATGAACTCGTCGATGATCGCCACCGAACCGCTGCCGGAGCGGGTGTGGGAGTCGATCGGCTGGTCGGGCCGGGAGATGCTCGGAGATATGGCGCACGCGTATGTGTACGCGCAGCGGACGGCCGACGACCGGATCGCGATCGGGGGGCGCGGGGTGCCGTACCGCTACGGCTCGCGCACCGACAACGACGGCCGTACGCAGCCCGCGACGATCGCGGCGCTCCACGAGATCCTGCTCCAGTTCTTCCCGCAGGCGGCCCGGGCGCGGATCGACCACGCCTGGTCGGGGGTGCTGGGCGTACCGCGCGACTGGTGCGCGACGGTCACCCTGGACCGGGCCACCGGCCTCGGCTGGGCGGGCGGCTACGTCGGCTCCGGTGTCACAACGGCCAATCTCGCCGCGCGGACGCTGCGGGACCTCGTACAGCAGGACTCGGGCCAGGGCGGGGCGACGGAGCTGACGTCCCTGCCGTGGGTGGGCCACCGGGTCCGCGCATGGGAGCCCGAACCGCT
Encoded proteins:
- a CDS encoding NAD(P)-binding protein: MTDHAVGRSRRDDRITVVGGGLAGLTAAISAAEAGAEVVLLEAHRTLGGRGRTADGPYRTSDGPHVFYTGPLWSWLRQRGLTGPEGRVPAADALRFRFRLGGALRSLPPRGLLKLSRVPVERAPADVPFSDWAMGIAGADAARAAAHFSGVALFHHDPGSLSAAFVQERLRRAAALPPQARFPLGGWGQVLDLMADRARELGVRVETSARVDELPAGRGPVIVAVSLAAARKLLGDDTLHWTGGRTVLVDLAVRRSRKDAFVVSDLDAPGWVERFSAPAPGLAPAGVSLVQAQFPIAPDEGKAAGSAHAEALFDLGLPGWRERVLWRRDALAVDRTGALDLPGTTWRDRPAVDRGDGVFLAGDQVAAPGLLGEVSFASALTASTLALRALRKARTARTARTGG
- a CDS encoding zinc-binding dehydrogenase, whose amino-acid sequence is MHAVRLHAFGPAENLTYEEVPDPDPGPGQVRIRVAAAGVHLIDTALRAGERGPYPEPVALPTIPGREVAGTVDALGEGTDPVWLGRRVVVHLGMNPGGYAESVTTGAERLRSLPEGLGAAEAVAMIGTGRTALGILHHARLGPEAIAVVSAAAGGIGTLAVQYAKNAGATVIGLAGGPAKVARTLANGADLAVDYTGPAWPDEVRAYLGERRATVYLDAVGGAVGRAAVGLLGKGGRHLVYGWAGDGGPYSGEPLLLTEEEQTARGIETVHLLGPRLLEQVGGDVRLLEDRALEEAATGRLAPAVQRFPLARAADAHRALETRASMGKVVLVP
- a CDS encoding GNAT family N-acetyltransferase; translated protein: MIRTAQPADVPEVHRMILALAEHQGYRHEVRATEEQLREALFGAAPAVHAFVAVDEDGALAGFALWFLTYSTWRGVHGIYLEDLYVDPARRGGGHGKALIAALARTCTERGYQRLEWSVLDKLVPTIAFYRSLGARPLEDSKVFRLTDAELEELAAYGQ
- a CDS encoding aminoglycoside phosphotransferase family protein — translated: MGESVDPPGRTIGRMITVPEPLAAAHRAHGTEASRAFIAGVAARAEEFLERWELTPAGEPMHGVVALVLPVIGSDGTESVLKLQPVDDETVGEPDALRAWDGDGAVRLLDHDPATGTLLLERLDAARPLSAVPDTVEAVRILGTLLARLGARPAPAGLRRLGDLAAGLLERAPRAAAALAHDGERRLLLDCAAAVREVAGEPGDRLLHWDLHYDNVLGSAREPWLAIDPKPLAGDPGFELLPALTNRFDPDPAAIRLRFDLLTEAIGRDGDRERARAWTLGRVLQYCLWDVEDGAEVLDGIPVTIANALLGR
- a CDS encoding NAD(P)/FAD-dependent oxidoreductase, which produces MSTTSSTGTVNGGISFWYAQDGIAAPREPLPGDATADVCIVGGGYTGLWTAYYLKKAVPFLNITVLEAAFCGYGASGRNGGWLYNGIAGRDRYARRHGHEPAVRLQRAMNESVTEVIDVCAAEGIDADVHRGGVLEVARSPAQAARLRAYHSVEVAFGETDRVLLGARDTADRIRVAGAVGSTWTPHGARVHPVKLVKGLAAAVEALGVTVHESTPVTEIRPKHAVTPYGTVRAPYVLRCTEGFTAGIKGQRRTWLPMNSSMIATEPLPERVWESIGWSGREMLGDMAHAYVYAQRTADDRIAIGGRGVPYRYGSRTDNDGRTQPATIAALHEILLQFFPQAARARIDHAWSGVLGVPRDWCATVTLDRATGLGWAGGYVGSGVTTANLAARTLRDLVQQDSGQGGATELTSLPWVGHRVRAWEPEPLRWLGVQALYAAYRGADRREAAARSAETDRVAKLADRISGRH